From the Solea senegalensis isolate Sse05_10M linkage group LG16, IFAPA_SoseM_1, whole genome shotgun sequence genome, one window contains:
- the LOC122783483 gene encoding protein L-Myc-1b-like: MEFDCYQHYFFDDFDTEEDFYKSTAPSEDIWKKFELLPTPPMSPTRTLSAAAAPLPSPGDKLTWLSKVLGQDEECEGPLSPDTEKLFGNLSSIIIQDCMWSSFSASKQLEKVNGRVAAAAAVAQTGASPVAQISMRPSKAQCVSPSGAHAAAASATDCVDPAAVLTLPTISCRKPASSGSESRSDTSDDEEEIDVVTVESKQKRVRLVNVRKPVTITVRADPCPKRFHISVHRQQHNYAAPSPDSEPEDEEDDDDDDDDDDEEDECEEEPRCKRACISSSPQPGISRPSSPSESPQNSDVEDTDRRRNHNFLERKRRNDLRSRFLELRDHIPGLEAAKTPKVAILTQATEYLTELHAREKQHLLEKKRLRSRQQQLLRRLSELKQC; encoded by the exons ATGGAGTTTGATTGTTACCAGCACTATTTTTTCGACGACTTTGACACCGAGGAGGATTTTTACAAGTCAACTGCACCAAGTGAGGACATATGGAAAAAGTTCGAGCTGCTGCCCACGCCTCCCATGTCCCCCACCCGGACTCTGAGCGCCGCCGCTGCCCCGCTCCCCTCGCCGGGAGACAAGCTCACATGGCTGTCCAAGGTGCTGGGTCAGGACGAGGAGTGCGAGGGTCCGCTCAGCCCAGACACGGAGAAGCTGTTCGGCAACCTCAGCTCCATTATCATCCAGGACTGCATGTGGAGTAGTTTCTCCGCCAGCAAGCAGCTGGAGAAGGTCAACGGGAGagtggcagctgctgctgcggtggcgCAAACCGGTGCCTCCCCAGTGGCACAGATCTCCATGAGACCGAGCAAAGCGCAGTGCGTCTCGCCCTCTGGCGCgcacgccgccgccgcctcagCGACAGACTGCGTCGACCCGGCTGCCGTTCTCACCCTCCCGACAATTAGCTGCAGGAAGCCGGCGTCGTCTGGCTCCGAGTCTCGCTCTGATACCTCTG ATGACGAAGAGGAGATCGACGTGGTCACGGTGGAGAGCAAGCAAAAGCGGGTGCGGCTGGTGAACGTCAGAAAGCCCGTCACCATCACGGTCCGCGCCGACCCCTGCCCCAAACGCTTCCACATCTCTGTGCACCGGCAGCAGCACAACTACGCGGCCCCGTCCCCAGACAGTGAGCctgaggacgaggaggatgacgacgacgacgatgatgatgatgatgaggaggacgaGTGTGAGGAAGAGCCTCGGTGCAAGCGTGCCTGCATATCATCCAGTCCGCAGCCCGGCATCTCCCGGccctcctctccctcagagAGTCCACAGAACTCAGACGTCGAGGACACGGACCGCAGACGGAACCACAACTTCCTTGAGAGAAAGCGGAGGAACGACCTGCGCTCTCGCTTCCTCGAGCTGCGGGACCACATCCCGGGGCTGGAGGCGGCCAAGACTCCGAAGGTGGCCATCCTGACGCAGGCGACCGAGTACCTCACAGAGCTGCACGCCAGGGAGAAGCAGCACCTCCTGGAGAAGAAGCGCCTCCGATcccggcagcagcagctccttcgCAGACTCTCTGAACTGAAGCAATGCTGA